The genomic DNA AGCTGCCACTGATTTCAACCGGAAACATCCGTCCATCGCGGGTTCGGAATAACGACTCCAGGACGGCGGTTTGGACTTTTTTGAAGTGTTCCCACATCATCGGCCAGAGTCCGGGTGAAAAATTGGTATCCACCTGGTGGATGGTCATATTTAATAGTTCATCCATAGAATAGCCCAGCAGCTTGACGGCACCTTCGTTAGCGTAGACAATTTTCCCGGACTGATCTACCCAGAAGATCAAGCCTCCGGATTTATCTAAAAAAAAGCGGCTGATATATAATGCTTCGCTGGTCTGCCGGCGCCGGGTGATATCCCGGACGAACACCGCCGCTCTTGTTTGTCCGCCGACCTGAACCATCCGGCTGCCGACCTCAACAGGAATCCGGATGCCGTCAGATTTAATGATTTCATATTCCTGATCAGCGTGTGCCGTTTGGAATGGCTTTGTGTCGGTAGCAATTTGGAAATCAGGAATCAGATCTGTAATATTTTGGGGCAGAGTGTCAACAGCTCCCAGACCTGACAGTGCTGACATCGCCGCATTAACCGCCAGAATGCGACCGTCGGGATAATCAATTAACACGACGCCCCAGGGCATTAGCTGAAATAACTGGTGTATTTCGCCCGCCAGGGCGTCGCCAATCGTCACCGCGCCTGTCCCGTCCGGCGGTTTCACCGGTTCATCATGTACCCGATGCAATTCATCGCCCATCAGGGTACATTATAATTGATAACTTTGCGTTTGTGAATTTATTTTTCAAGTACAACATCCTGAATAACAATATTTAATCTTCTACCACCACAGCGTTTGACAGCGCCTTCAGCACCACTTCAGACAACGCCGGATGAATATGGATACCGGATGCTATATGATTCAAGCCGCCGTCAACGGCCATCGCGTTAATAACTTCCTGAATGAGCACTGAGGCCCATGGGCCAACCACATGAGCACCCAGTATTCGGCCGGTTTCCCGTTGCAGAATAACTTTAAAAAAACCATCTTCATTCATCATCGCAGTTCCCAGCGCCGTATCCTTGTAATCAGCCCGCCCAATCATGATTTTATATTCCTTGGCGGCGGCTGACTGGGATAGCCCTACCGAGGCAACCTGGGGATGGGTAAAAACCGCATGCGGCGAGGCCTTATAGTCCATTTTTTCCCTTTGTCCGTGGAGACCGTTGGCGGCCGCGACCGCCGCTTCAGCGTGGCCGGTATGGGTAAAAAGTTCCCGGCCGTTAATGTCCCCAACGGCGTAAATACCCTTAAGGTTGGTTTCCAGATATTCGTCAACATTGATAAACCCATTAGGGTCTTGCTTAATCCCGCCCTTATCCACCTTCAACAGGTCAGCATTAGATTGCCGGCCGGCGGCCACCAGCAATTTTTCCGCGGAAATCGTTTTAACGTCACTGGCTCCGGATTGTCGGTAAGACACTTCTATCCGACCATCCGCAGCCTGACCCGTTGCCGTAACCTCGGCACTGGTCAACAACGTCATCCGCGCTCCCAATGCCCTGGTCACAACTTCAGAAATTTCCGGCTCTTCTCCAGGGAGAATGGTTGATTGCATCTCCAACACCGTAACCTCGGTACCCATGGCTTCAAAAAAATGGGCAAATTCAACGCCAACGTAACCACCGCCGATAATTATCAGGCTCTCGGGCGCATGGGTCAGATTTAGTAAAGATTCATTATTAAGATACTCTACCGTATCCAACCCCTTAATCGGCGGCAGTAGTGGCCGGGTACCAGCGGCAATAAATATTTTTTCAGCTTTAAGCTTCTGGTCCCCGACCTGCAAAGTGTAAGGCGCGATAAATTCCCCTGTTCCGTCATAAAATTCCAGTTCCGAAGAATTTTCCAAATACCGGCGAATGCCCGCACGATCATCATTGACCACCTGGTGCATGCGCCGCATGATCGCGCCAAAATCAATACTGCTGACCTCCGCAGATATTCCCAATCTGGAGGCCTCTCTGATTTCCATCACCCGATCCGCCGGGAAAATCAGCATCTTGGATGGGATACAACCGGCATTCAGGCAGGTGCCCCCGGTCGGCCCCCGATCAATCAAGGCAGTTTTCATCCCGTGCTCTACAGCCATATCCAGTATATCCAGCCCCGCTCCGGAACCAATCACAATCACATCGTATTTTTTCATCAGAATATCCTCCAGTCATTCATCATTGTAACATCCGCTAAACCTAAACCGTAACCATTGATAAAATTTTGACTGTCGGTTGCCTAAACGCAGGAACGCTTCTATACTGATATAAACAGGCAGAGGTGAAATATGTGGCATTTTGAAACCAGTTTCTCTGAGATAATTACCCGTGCCCCCGGCGTTAAGTCTTTCCGGTTTCCCATATCCTCCGCCACCGCGCCGTTTCAACCAGGCCAGTATTTCTTCGTCACCTTAAAGGTAAATGGGGAGGAATCACTGCATCATTTCACGATATCCAGCGCTCCCAGCGATCCGCACCTGGAATTTACCAAACGAATCACTGAACATCCCTATTCTCTGGCACTAGATGCCGCCAAACCCGGCGAAAAAGTCAGCATTCAGGGCCCGATGGGCAATTTTTTGCTACCGCATGAACCTGCCAAAATCGTCTTTCTGACCGGAGGCATCGGCATAACTCCGGTCAGAAGCATGATCGGGTATATCGCCACCAAAAATTTGGATTTTGATATCATTATTATCTGTGGTAACCAGCGGCAGCAGGATATCGTTTTTCACGATGAATTTGAGCTCTTAGCGAAGGGGCTGAGTTCAGTGCGAATCATCAACGTTCTGACGGAACCCCCGGATGGCTGGGCCGGATTGACTGGACTGATTAATAAAAAGTTAATTACGGACACGGTTCCCGACTACAGAGAAAGGATATTTTATGTCTCGGGGCCGCCCAAAATGGTAATGGCGCTTCAGGAACAACTCGGAGCGCTTAAAATACCGATGAACAACATCGTAAGGGACTCATTTACCGGTTATGATGACTAAACGGTTGCCGGCCAGCCAGACAGGAGAAACAGATTGACCGAAATCCGCCAAGGCACCGCCGCGTTCGGCCATCCGGGTTTACCGCCAAACTGGACTGAGGGGGCCAAAGAAGGTGTCGGCACCGCATATAATTCCCTCAGCCGGGTGTGGTTCACCCTGGCCGGCGGTATTATTACCGAAGTCTATTACCCGACCATTGACCGGCCACAGGTACGCGACCTGACGTTGCTCATTACCGATGGGGAAACTTTCTTTCAGGCGGAAAATACCCATCTGTTTACCGAAACCCGCACCAACTCACCAACCAGTCTAAGCTATCAGATTATCAACTCTGACCCTGACGGACGTTATGCCATCACCAAGAATGTTATTGCCGATCCGTCATCTGCCTGTGTTTTACAGAATGTTAGACTAGCCGGAGCTCCCGATTTCCTATCCAGGCTTAGGCTTTATGTCCAATGCGCCCCGCACCTCAATGTCAGCGGCTGGCACAATAACGGCATGGTGATTGAATCAGCCGGCCGCACCATGCTGGCTGCCGAAAAAGACGGCGTTTGGATGGTGCTGGGCGCAAACATTCCGTTCAAACGGGTTTCCTGCGGCTATTCCGGTGTCAGCGATGGCTGGACCGACATAAGCGACAACTTCCAGATGGATTGGGAGTATGCTGAAGCCCGGGATGG from Dehalogenimonas sp. W includes the following:
- a CDS encoding FAD-dependent oxidoreductase; its protein translation is MWHFETSFSEIITRAPGVKSFRFPISSATAPFQPGQYFFVTLKVNGEESLHHFTISSAPSDPHLEFTKRITEHPYSLALDAAKPGEKVSIQGPMGNFLLPHEPAKIVFLTGGIGITPVRSMIGYIATKNLDFDIIIICGNQRQQDIVFHDEFELLAKGLSSVRIINVLTEPPDGWAGLTGLINKKLITDTVPDYRERIFYVSGPPKMVMALQEQLGALKIPMNNIVRDSFTGYDD
- a CDS encoding dihydrolipoyl dehydrogenase produces the protein MKKYDVIVIGSGAGLDILDMAVEHGMKTALIDRGPTGGTCLNAGCIPSKMLIFPADRVMEIREASRLGISAEVSSIDFGAIMRRMHQVVNDDRAGIRRYLENSSELEFYDGTGEFIAPYTLQVGDQKLKAEKIFIAAGTRPLLPPIKGLDTVEYLNNESLLNLTHAPESLIIIGGGYVGVEFAHFFEAMGTEVTVLEMQSTILPGEEPEISEVVTRALGARMTLLTSAEVTATGQAADGRIEVSYRQSGASDVKTISAEKLLVAAGRQSNADLLKVDKGGIKQDPNGFINVDEYLETNLKGIYAVGDINGRELFTHTGHAEAAVAAANGLHGQREKMDYKASPHAVFTHPQVASVGLSQSAAAKEYKIMIGRADYKDTALGTAMMNEDGFFKVILQRETGRILGAHVVGPWASVLIQEVINAMAVDGGLNHIASGIHIHPALSEVVLKALSNAVVVED